A genome region from Halodesulfovibrio sp. includes the following:
- the ybgF gene encoding tol-pal system protein YbgF: MENLEKRFQNFREEAESRELVLSSRIATLEKKLDLPVAEQHAMSPASISDAATEKASTDEQIVAKETAVPAMGTDVPTPQKTASDKAYVVDASEKNADEQAAIAMFIPAASKSAATSGRQGKAKPVVETHHESSTPSKAQSPVAKSTPVVARVVKPVLKKKGSVSMYKHGLELLEIGRHVEGRERLEEFLTEFPHDRLAPNAVYWIGESYYSQKEYNVAQDLFRDVLRRYPKSNKAKAAMLKMGYTSKRLLKISEARRYLLKVVEKYPKSNEARLARKMLSGI, from the coding sequence ATGGAAAACTTGGAGAAGCGTTTTCAGAATTTCAGAGAAGAAGCAGAGTCGCGTGAATTAGTGCTTTCTTCAAGAATTGCAACGCTGGAGAAGAAGCTTGATCTTCCTGTAGCAGAACAACATGCAATGAGTCCTGCATCTATATCTGACGCTGCAACGGAAAAAGCTAGTACTGATGAGCAAATTGTAGCGAAAGAAACAGCTGTTCCGGCAATGGGGACAGACGTTCCAACTCCGCAAAAAACAGCTTCTGATAAAGCGTATGTTGTGGATGCCTCAGAAAAAAATGCAGACGAACAGGCGGCTATTGCCATGTTTATTCCTGCTGCATCAAAAAGTGCAGCAACCTCTGGGCGTCAAGGTAAAGCGAAACCAGTTGTTGAAACGCATCATGAATCAAGTACACCATCTAAAGCGCAATCACCTGTTGCAAAAAGTACCCCTGTTGTAGCCAGAGTTGTGAAGCCAGTGCTAAAGAAAAAAGGCTCGGTTTCTATGTATAAGCATGGGTTGGAGTTGCTGGAAATTGGGCGACACGTTGAAGGGCGTGAACGACTTGAAGAATTTCTAACAGAATTCCCTCATGACCGCCTTGCACCTAACGCTGTTTACTGGATTGGAGAGTCCTACTACTCACAGAAAGAATACAACGTTGCGCAGGATTTGTTTCGTGACGTTTTGCGCAGGTATCCTAAAAGCAACAAGGCGAAAGCAGCCATGTTAAAAATGGGCTATACCTCCAAACGATTGCTTAAAATTTCTGAAGCGCGTCGTTATCTCCTTAAGGTTGTAGAAAAGTACCCTAAATCCAATGAAGCGCGCCTTGCTCGTAAAATGCTCTCCGGTATCTAA
- a CDS encoding amino acid ABC transporter ATP-binding protein, translating into MSQIHTATHLADNPVIIEMDGVNKWYDQFHVLKDINLQVRQQEKVVICGPSGSGKSTLIRTLNRLEEHQEGNILVDGTTLTNDTKNIEVIRREVGMVFQQFNLFPHLSILDNVTIGPVWVRKMPRKQAEEIAYTFLERVGIAEQANKFPGQLSGGQQQRVAIARALAMQPKIMLFDEPTSALDPEMIKEVLDVMRELADQGMTMICVTHEMGFAREVADTMVFMDRGQIVEYAPAKEFFTNPREERCKAFLEQILNH; encoded by the coding sequence ATGAGTCAAATACATACAGCAACCCATCTTGCTGACAACCCGGTCATTATTGAAATGGACGGCGTAAATAAATGGTATGACCAGTTCCATGTACTTAAGGATATCAACTTGCAGGTTCGCCAGCAGGAAAAAGTGGTTATCTGTGGTCCTTCCGGCTCCGGTAAGTCCACTCTTATCCGCACATTGAACCGCCTCGAAGAACATCAGGAAGGCAATATTCTTGTTGATGGAACAACACTTACTAACGACACTAAAAACATTGAAGTTATCCGTCGTGAAGTAGGCATGGTATTCCAGCAGTTCAACTTGTTCCCTCACTTATCTATTCTGGATAACGTTACTATCGGTCCAGTTTGGGTACGTAAAATGCCTCGCAAACAGGCAGAAGAAATTGCATACACTTTCCTTGAACGCGTAGGCATTGCCGAACAGGCAAACAAATTCCCGGGTCAGCTTTCCGGTGGTCAGCAGCAGCGTGTAGCAATTGCGCGTGCTCTTGCTATGCAGCCAAAGATCATGCTGTTTGACGAACCTACATCAGCACTTGACCCAGAAATGATTAAAGAAGTTCTCGACGTTATGCGCGAACTTGCAGACCAAGGTATGACAATGATCTGTGTAACTCACGAAATGGGCTTTGCTCGCGAAGTTGCAGACACCATGGTATTTATGGATCGTGGTCAGATTGTAGAATATGCACCTGCAAAAGAATTCTTTACCAACCCGCGTGAAGAACGTTGTAAAGCATTCCTTGAACAGATTCTGAACCACTAA
- a CDS encoding iron-containing alcohol dehydrogenase gives MAVREEVNGFYIPSVTLLGIGAHKEIPAKIRALGGKKPLLVTDKGITAIGMTQQIVDLLASEEMDCVVYDETIPNPTDTNVHDGVDIYRKEGCDSLITLGGGSSHDCGKGVGLVIANGGKIHDYEGVDKSTNPMPPYVAVNTTAGTASEMTRFCIITDTSRKVKMAIVDWRVTPGIALDDPLLMLGMPPALTAATGMDALTHAVEAYVSTAATPLTDACAEKAIKLIAKHLRAAVANGQDIEARDGMCYAQYLAGMAFNNASLGHVHAMAHQLGGFYDLPHGECNAILLPHVEKFNMIAKMDRFAEMAVWMGEDISGLSVREAAEKCLKAIRELSADIGIPKGLKALGERYGKKVSTKDIPTMTANAQKDACGLTNPRCPTDKDVMAIYEAAM, from the coding sequence ATGGCTGTACGTGAAGAAGTGAATGGATTCTATATCCCAAGTGTTACTTTATTAGGAATCGGCGCACATAAAGAAATTCCAGCAAAAATTCGAGCCTTAGGTGGCAAAAAGCCACTTTTGGTAACAGATAAAGGGATTACTGCGATCGGTATGACACAGCAAATTGTTGATTTGCTTGCCTCGGAAGAAATGGATTGTGTTGTTTATGACGAGACTATCCCGAACCCAACCGATACCAATGTTCATGATGGTGTTGATATTTACCGTAAAGAGGGCTGCGACTCCTTGATTACTCTTGGTGGCGGTAGTTCTCATGACTGCGGTAAAGGTGTCGGTCTTGTTATTGCTAACGGTGGTAAAATTCATGACTATGAAGGCGTAGATAAATCTACAAATCCAATGCCTCCATACGTTGCGGTAAACACAACTGCTGGTACTGCGTCTGAAATGACACGTTTCTGCATTATTACAGATACATCTCGCAAAGTTAAAATGGCTATCGTTGACTGGCGTGTAACACCGGGCATTGCGTTGGATGATCCTCTTCTTATGCTGGGTATGCCGCCTGCACTGACAGCTGCTACAGGTATGGATGCTCTTACACACGCAGTAGAAGCCTATGTTTCAACTGCTGCGACTCCACTTACAGATGCGTGTGCAGAAAAAGCCATTAAACTCATTGCTAAACATCTCCGTGCTGCTGTTGCAAACGGACAAGATATCGAAGCTCGTGACGGTATGTGTTATGCTCAGTACCTTGCAGGTATGGCATTTAACAACGCAAGCCTCGGTCATGTTCATGCTATGGCGCACCAGCTTGGCGGTTTCTATGATCTTCCTCATGGCGAATGTAACGCTATCCTTCTTCCACACGTAGAAAAATTCAATATGATTGCGAAAATGGATCGTTTTGCTGAAATGGCAGTGTGGATGGGTGAAGACATCAGCGGCTTGAGCGTCCGTGAAGCAGCTGAAAAATGCCTCAAAGCTATTCGTGAACTTTCAGCAGACATCGGTATTCCAAAAGGCTTGAAAGCTCTTGGCGAACGTTACGGCAAGAAGGTTAGCACAAAAGATATTCCTACCATGACTGCTAATGCTCAGAAAGACGCTTGTGGTCTCACAAACCCTCGTTGCCCTACTGATAAAGATGTAATGGCAATTTACGAAGCAGCAATGTAG
- a CDS encoding amino acid ABC transporter permease, giving the protein MADKIQDRRPPVTKTGVLGWIRSNLLYPWYNALLTIVAGWTIYSAVKPFIQWAIVNATITLDPSVAKEYSGAAWGFVRDMWPVFMVGIYPEEHRWRPAVALLLILALIMLTLVERFRGTKWLYTLWGLSPVAVFLIIHGGFFTGLEVVDTHYWGGLMLTLILASVAMLFAFPISVLLALGRTSNMPVIKSFCVAYIELVRGVPLITILFMASVVLPLFLPTNVELDKVLRAMVGITMFFSAYLAENIRGGLQGLGKGQYEAADAIGMSYWQKTLLVVLPQALRIVIPPMVNNFIGILKDTSLVGIVGLVDLLQIAFATTSNPKWFGRLEEAYVFVALWYWILCYTLSRYSQHLEKKYASK; this is encoded by the coding sequence ATGGCAGACAAAATTCAAGATCGCCGCCCGCCAGTAACTAAAACCGGTGTTCTGGGCTGGATTCGTTCCAACCTGCTGTACCCGTGGTACAATGCACTACTCACAATAGTTGCAGGCTGGACAATTTACTCAGCCGTTAAGCCCTTTATTCAATGGGCAATTGTTAACGCAACCATAACTCTTGATCCTTCCGTTGCTAAAGAATATTCCGGTGCAGCATGGGGATTTGTCCGCGATATGTGGCCTGTCTTCATGGTAGGTATTTATCCGGAAGAGCATCGCTGGCGTCCAGCGGTTGCCTTGTTACTTATTCTTGCGCTCATCATGCTGACGCTTGTAGAAAGATTCCGCGGCACAAAGTGGCTCTACACACTATGGGGACTTTCTCCAGTAGCAGTATTCCTCATCATCCATGGTGGATTCTTCACCGGACTGGAAGTTGTAGATACACACTACTGGGGCGGGCTTATGCTCACCCTCATTCTTGCTTCAGTAGCTATGCTGTTTGCGTTCCCGATAAGTGTTTTGCTGGCACTCGGTCGTACTTCCAACATGCCAGTTATCAAATCTTTCTGTGTTGCTTACATCGAGCTGGTTCGCGGTGTTCCGCTTATTACCATTCTCTTTATGGCATCCGTAGTACTTCCGCTATTCCTGCCAACAAATGTTGAACTGGATAAAGTACTGCGTGCTATGGTAGGTATCACCATGTTCTTCTCTGCATACCTTGCAGAGAACATTCGTGGCGGATTACAAGGTCTTGGTAAAGGTCAGTATGAAGCAGCAGATGCCATTGGTATGAGCTACTGGCAAAAAACATTGCTTGTTGTTCTGCCGCAGGCATTACGCATTGTAATTCCACCGATGGTTAACAACTTCATCGGTATTCTTAAAGATACATCACTGGTTGGTATCGTAGGTCTGGTAGACCTGTTGCAGATTGCTTTTGCAACCACTTCCAACCCTAAATGGTTTGGTCGACTGGAAGAAGCTTACGTGTTTGTAGCGCTCTGGTATTGGATACTTTGCTACACACTTTCCCGCTACAGCCAGCACCTTGAAAAGAAATACGCGTCCAAGTAG
- a CDS encoding DNA-3-methyladenine glycosylase I, translated as MNRCGWAESNPLDTRYHDEEWGVPVHDDRLLFEMLILEGAQAGLSWTTILKKREAYRRAFDDFDAKKIAQYSDEKIEQLTADAGIVRHKLKIKAAIVNARCFLAVQKEYGSFDAYIWSFVGGSSINNAWESVSDLPASSAESIEMSKSLKKKGFKFVGPTICYAYMQAVGMVNDHLVTCFRHSAVKKLQK; from the coding sequence ATGAATAGGTGCGGGTGGGCAGAGTCAAACCCTTTGGACACGCGGTATCATGATGAAGAGTGGGGTGTCCCTGTTCATGATGACCGATTGCTTTTTGAAATGCTCATTCTGGAAGGAGCGCAGGCTGGGTTAAGTTGGACGACTATTTTAAAGAAACGCGAAGCGTACAGGCGTGCCTTTGATGATTTTGACGCGAAAAAAATTGCTCAATATTCCGATGAAAAGATTGAGCAGCTGACAGCAGATGCGGGGATAGTTCGGCATAAGCTTAAAATTAAGGCTGCAATAGTAAATGCGAGGTGTTTTTTAGCGGTTCAAAAAGAGTATGGCAGCTTTGATGCCTATATCTGGTCGTTTGTTGGTGGTTCTTCAATTAACAATGCGTGGGAAAGTGTATCGGACTTGCCTGCGAGTTCTGCTGAATCCATTGAGATGAGCAAGAGCTTAAAGAAAAAGGGATTTAAATTTGTGGGACCAACCATTTGCTACGCCTACATGCAGGCTGTAGGAATGGTAAACGATCATCTTGTTACTTGTTTTCGGCATTCAGCTGTTAAAAAATTACAAAAATGA
- a CDS encoding branched-chain amino acid aminotransferase, with protein sequence MDFKLDLLPEEERNHECLLELETLSFGQMRSDHMFVIEYEDGEWKDGRIVPYQDFSIAPGAMVLHYGQAIFEGAKAFQRDNEIYTWRFDQNAARLNESARILCMPEIPVDLQVEALNRLLDVERNWCPAIDEASLYIRPFMFATQDSLGVHPSAKYTYCIILSPSGPYYSGGFSNTVSLLVTEKFHRATPGGTGAAKACGNYAASLRAQEFAKSKNCAQVLYLDTTNTFLEEVGAMNHFHIMKDGSIIIPEFTDTILKSITSQSILELFPNARQERININDFLEQIEKGEIIEAGGFGTAAVITPVGKYVTDDGKEYVVGNGEIGEHTRAIYEKYVSMQRGDAEAPEGWLVQVPRY encoded by the coding sequence ATGGATTTTAAACTTGATTTACTCCCTGAGGAAGAACGGAATCACGAGTGTTTATTAGAACTTGAAACACTCTCATTCGGTCAAATGCGCAGTGATCACATGTTCGTTATTGAATACGAAGATGGTGAGTGGAAAGACGGACGCATTGTTCCTTATCAGGATTTTTCCATAGCACCTGGCGCAATGGTTCTTCATTACGGTCAGGCTATTTTTGAAGGCGCTAAAGCATTCCAACGCGATAATGAAATTTACACATGGCGCTTTGACCAGAATGCAGCACGTCTTAACGAATCTGCACGTATCCTTTGCATGCCTGAAATCCCAGTTGATCTTCAGGTAGAAGCACTCAACCGCCTGCTTGACGTTGAACGTAACTGGTGTCCGGCTATTGACGAAGCATCATTGTACATTCGTCCTTTCATGTTCGCCACTCAGGACTCACTTGGCGTACACCCTAGTGCTAAGTACACATACTGCATTATTCTTTCACCAAGTGGTCCATACTACTCTGGTGGCTTTAGTAATACTGTTAGCTTGCTTGTCACAGAAAAGTTCCACCGTGCAACACCGGGCGGCACAGGCGCTGCTAAAGCATGTGGCAACTACGCGGCATCACTTCGCGCTCAAGAGTTTGCAAAGTCTAAAAATTGTGCTCAAGTACTGTACCTTGATACAACCAATACTTTCCTTGAAGAAGTTGGTGCAATGAACCACTTCCACATTATGAAAGACGGCTCAATCATCATTCCGGAATTTACCGACACCATTCTGAAATCAATCACCTCACAGTCAATTCTGGAATTATTCCCGAATGCTCGTCAGGAACGCATTAATATTAATGACTTCCTTGAGCAGATTGAAAAAGGTGAAATTATCGAAGCTGGTGGATTTGGTACAGCAGCTGTAATTACTCCTGTTGGTAAATACGTGACCGACGACGGTAAAGAATACGTTGTAGGCAACGGTGAAATTGGTGAACACACTCGCGCTATTTATGAAAAATATGTAAGCATGCAGCGTGGTGATGCTGAAGCCCCTGAAGGCTGGCTTGTGCAGGTTCCTCGCTACTAA
- a CDS encoding aldose epimerase family protein translates to MKVTIDSFGTTPSGEIVERYILDNDRGITVELITFGATIMKISTPDCGGNIGDITIGFDTLEEYLTKNHHFGSIVGRYANRIEHASFKLGGTTYHLDQNNGKNHIHGGSHGFDKYVWSAHVVEGKESASVIMQHISPDGDMGFPGTLSVQVAYTLDRMDTLTIDYSAFTDAPTVLNLTNHTYFNLSGELGSDISDHVLTVHADDYIPIKENSIPTEEAPLPVEGSTMDLTMPTTIGDIIHKKEPQILYAGGLDHTYVLSKSHDNIVRLAAMLTHPVSGRSLSIATSEPGIQVYTANNLDNITTYRNNVHVPKHGAIAFEAQHFPNSPNRPDFPSTTLTPEHTYTQKTKYTFNKVITSCNVK, encoded by the coding sequence ATGAAGGTTACAATCGATTCTTTTGGAACGACTCCTTCTGGAGAAATAGTTGAGCGCTATATTCTTGATAATGACCGCGGTATCACCGTTGAGTTGATAACATTCGGCGCAACAATTATGAAAATTTCTACCCCGGATTGCGGGGGGAATATTGGGGATATAACTATAGGATTCGATACTCTAGAAGAATATCTTACTAAAAATCATCACTTTGGTTCTATAGTTGGAAGATACGCAAATCGCATTGAACATGCGTCATTTAAGCTAGGCGGGACGACGTATCACTTAGATCAAAACAACGGCAAGAACCACATTCATGGTGGCTCCCACGGTTTTGATAAGTACGTATGGAGTGCTCATGTTGTGGAAGGAAAAGAAAGTGCTTCCGTCATTATGCAACATATTTCTCCAGATGGTGACATGGGATTCCCCGGTACACTTTCTGTTCAAGTTGCGTATACGCTGGACAGAATGGACACTCTCACCATTGACTACTCAGCATTTACAGATGCGCCAACAGTTCTCAATTTAACAAATCACACCTATTTCAATTTATCTGGTGAGCTTGGTTCTGACATTTCAGATCATGTTCTTACTGTCCATGCTGACGACTATATTCCGATCAAAGAAAATAGCATCCCGACAGAGGAAGCCCCGCTTCCCGTTGAGGGAAGTACCATGGATTTAACAATGCCGACGACCATCGGTGACATCATTCACAAAAAGGAACCACAAATACTCTACGCTGGCGGGCTAGATCACACCTATGTACTTTCGAAATCACATGATAATATAGTAAGGCTGGCAGCCATGCTTACGCACCCCGTTTCAGGGCGTAGCCTTTCGATAGCAACATCAGAGCCGGGAATACAAGTTTACACCGCTAACAATCTCGACAACATCACAACATACAGAAACAATGTGCATGTCCCTAAACACGGTGCTATAGCATTTGAGGCACAACATTTTCCTAATTCACCTAACAGACCGGACTTTCCATCCACCACGTTAACTCCCGAACATACGTATACCCAAAAAACCAAGTATACATTCAACAAGGTTATTACCAGCTGCAATGTTAAATAA
- a CDS encoding ABC transporter permease subunit (The N-terminal region of this protein, as described by TIGR01726, is a three transmembrane segment that identifies a subfamily of ABC transporter permease subunits, which specificities that include histidine, arginine, glutamine, glutamate, L-cystine (sic), the opines (in Agrobacterium) octopine and nopaline, etc.), whose protein sequence is MSQHAHEHARVPFWRNPQIRAWIYQFIMLGGLLWVAFTMYQNTLANLEKRGIGSGFGFLKNEAGFNIGETAPLPVLQGGFLWFLAALIFGLFASRAIAVWLKKKDTTITASDKSVFAVIALVGIIPALVLYLGSDSITFTRYAESSSYVTALMTGFANTIKVTILGCVFSTILGLFIALGRLSPNWLISKLCSWYVELNRNLPVLLQLFFWYFIVLQQLPSVRQSIDIGGWFILNNRGLFLPAPIAQSGAWPFCLAIGAALIGTYFIYRRSMRLLNERGTPGKILLPSLALFIGLPALAWLVAGTPFTLEYPALKGFNYRGGIDLTPEFTALVLGLTVYVSAFNAEIIRSGIQAVSNGQREAARALALKERHVMRLVILPQAMRIIVPPMTSEYLAIAKNSSLAVAIGYPEFVSVGGTILNQSGQAVEIVGIWMGVYLTVSLVISLGMNWYNAKIKLVER, encoded by the coding sequence ATGTCACAACACGCACACGAACACGCACGCGTTCCTTTCTGGCGAAACCCGCAAATTCGAGCATGGATATACCAATTCATCATGCTTGGAGGTTTGTTGTGGGTTGCGTTCACCATGTACCAGAACACTCTGGCTAACTTGGAAAAACGCGGCATCGGTTCCGGCTTTGGTTTCTTGAAAAACGAAGCTGGATTCAACATCGGTGAGACCGCTCCGCTTCCTGTCTTACAGGGTGGATTTCTCTGGTTTCTTGCTGCTCTTATTTTCGGGTTATTTGCTTCCCGTGCAATTGCAGTCTGGCTCAAGAAAAAGGATACCACTATAACAGCTAGCGACAAAAGCGTGTTTGCTGTTATCGCATTAGTCGGCATTATCCCTGCTCTTGTTTTATACCTTGGAAGCGATTCCATCACCTTCACCCGTTATGCAGAATCATCAAGCTATGTAACCGCACTCATGACTGGTTTTGCAAATACTATTAAAGTAACAATCCTTGGCTGTGTTTTCTCAACTATTTTAGGACTTTTCATAGCACTTGGACGACTTTCCCCTAACTGGCTTATCAGTAAGCTCTGTAGCTGGTATGTTGAGTTGAACCGAAACCTTCCGGTATTGCTGCAACTCTTTTTCTGGTACTTTATTGTATTACAGCAGCTGCCATCAGTTCGACAGTCCATCGATATCGGTGGATGGTTCATCCTTAACAACCGCGGGCTCTTTTTACCCGCGCCGATCGCGCAATCCGGTGCATGGCCATTCTGCCTTGCTATCGGCGCTGCACTCATCGGAACATATTTCATCTACCGCCGCTCAATGCGTCTGCTGAATGAGCGTGGTACACCTGGTAAAATCCTTCTGCCATCACTTGCTTTGTTCATTGGTCTGCCAGCTCTTGCATGGCTTGTTGCAGGTACTCCTTTCACTTTGGAATATCCAGCACTTAAAGGCTTTAACTACCGTGGCGGCATTGACCTTACTCCAGAATTCACAGCGCTTGTTCTCGGTCTGACCGTATATGTTTCTGCGTTTAACGCTGAGATTATCCGTTCAGGTATCCAAGCTGTTTCAAATGGTCAGCGCGAAGCTGCCCGTGCTCTTGCTCTTAAAGAACGCCATGTAATGCGACTTGTTATTCTTCCACAGGCTATGCGTATTATTGTACCGCCAATGACCAGTGAATATCTCGCTATTGCTAAAAACAGCTCCTTGGCTGTTGCAATCGGCTATCCTGAATTTGTAAGTGTCGGCGGCACAATTCTTAACCAGTCCGGTCAGGCTGTAGAAATCGTAGGCATATGGATGGGTGTATACCTTACTGTATCGCTTGTAATTTCACTGGGCATGAACTGGTACAACGCTAAAATCAAACTCGTGGAGCGGTAA
- a CDS encoding amino acid ABC transporter substrate-binding protein: MRTTRTLALALAFVLMASSAFASTLEDVTKRGYLKCGTHIENPGFSSLDNSGKRIGFDVDFCRAVGAATNVEVKYTPLTSKERLPALQSGEIDLLSRTTTQTMSRDTNLGLDFAVVTLYDGQGLMVRKELGITKASELDGATICLQTGSTTELNVADYFRKHNMKFTPVVFDKQPDVRKAYDTGRCDVHTTDISGLAAQRSLMEKPEEHLILPELISKEPLAPVIRHGDNQWGDIVRWTIWLTMAAEEKGITADNVEKVAKDTKDPEVQRMLGVTGTLWKDLGLDKDAPVRIIKTVGNYGDIFERNLGVNTPLRLERGYNNQWNNGGLIYAPPFR; this comes from the coding sequence ATGCGTACAACACGCACTCTTGCTCTCGCTCTTGCTTTTGTTCTTATGGCTTCAAGCGCCTTTGCTTCTACATTAGAAGACGTAACAAAACGTGGCTACCTTAAGTGTGGTACTCACATTGAAAACCCGGGCTTCTCCTCATTGGATAACTCCGGTAAACGCATCGGCTTTGATGTTGACTTCTGCCGCGCTGTAGGTGCTGCAACCAACGTTGAAGTAAAGTACACACCGCTTACATCCAAAGAACGTCTTCCAGCCCTTCAGTCCGGCGAAATTGACCTTCTTTCCCGTACTACCACCCAGACTATGAGCCGCGATACCAACCTTGGTCTCGATTTTGCTGTTGTAACTTTGTACGACGGTCAGGGTCTCATGGTTCGTAAAGAACTCGGCATTACCAAAGCAAGCGAGCTTGACGGCGCAACTATCTGCCTTCAGACAGGTTCTACCACCGAGCTTAACGTTGCTGACTACTTCCGTAAGCACAATATGAAGTTTACTCCGGTTGTTTTTGATAAACAGCCAGACGTACGTAAAGCTTACGATACTGGTCGTTGTGATGTTCACACTACTGACATCTCCGGTCTTGCAGCTCAGCGTTCCCTCATGGAAAAACCTGAAGAACACCTCATTCTTCCAGAACTCATTTCTAAAGAACCTCTCGCTCCTGTAATCCGTCACGGTGACAACCAGTGGGGCGACATTGTTCGCTGGACAATCTGGCTCACTATGGCAGCAGAAGAAAAAGGCATCACTGCTGACAACGTAGAAAAAGTTGCAAAAGACACTAAAGACCCTGAAGTACAGCGTATGCTCGGCGTTACCGGCACTCTCTGGAAAGATCTTGGTCTTGATAAAGATGCACCAGTTCGCATCATCAAAACTGTTGGTAACTACGGCGACATTTTTGAACGCAACCTCGGTGTAAACACCCCGCTTCGTCTCGAGCGCGGTTACAACAACCAGTGGAACAACGGCGGTCTCATTTACGCACCTCCTTTCCGCTAG
- a CDS encoding RNA-binding protein codes for MVKSIFVGNLAWSAEDDDLRNFFGECGTVIRVRIMKDQETGRSRGFAFVDMDADEADAAIETLNGKNLMGRPASLSEAKPREPRR; via the coding sequence ATGGTAAAAAGTATTTTTGTTGGCAATCTCGCATGGTCCGCTGAAGACGATGATTTACGAAACTTCTTTGGAGAATGCGGTACAGTAATTCGTGTTCGCATTATGAAAGATCAAGAGACAGGTCGTTCTCGTGGGTTTGCATTTGTAGACATGGATGCTGATGAAGCTGACGCTGCAATTGAAACTCTTAACGGTAAAAACCTGATGGGACGTCCTGCAAGTTTGTCTGAAGCGAAGCCTCGTGAGCCTCGCCGATAG